Below is a genomic region from Phacochoerus africanus isolate WHEZ1 chromosome X, ROS_Pafr_v1, whole genome shotgun sequence.
CCCAGCGATGGGAAGGAACAACCTGTGGATGCTCGCAGCCACCTGGCCGGATCTCGGAGACGTTCTGCCGAGTGGGAGGAGGCGGTCTCGGAAGGGGCTGTGCCGCACGGGAGCCCACGGACGGCGCGTTCTTGAAGAGACAGCAGTGCAGTGATGTTGGGCAGAGCGGCGGctgcccggggtgggggcgggtgaCCCAGGGACGGAGGAGCACCAGGCTGTCTGGCGGGTGAGGAGGGAGCTGCACATTGGCACGTGGGTGCTAAAAAGTCATGGACCTGGACACCGGAGCAGAACAGTCAGGGTCACTGTGTCATAGCACCAGACAGCGGACAATGGCTCCATTGGGCGGGGGGGCGTGCAGAGGGAGAGAAGGTGGCACAGGAGGCGCGGTCAGGCCCCAGGACTCATCCTGGGGGCTTGTGCGGGGCTGAGACAAGGTCTTCCTGGGATACCGGCCCCAGAGCCGCCTGGGCCGGGCGGCCGGGACCAGcgagcagggggcggggggggggggggaggagggggggccTGGGCCGCCTCGGGCTGGGGAGATGCGCGTGAAGAGGGCCTGTCCCGGGGAGCTGGGCGGCGGCGGGGCCCAGAGGCTGGCAGGGCCCTGGGCGGGCCAAGCGAGCTCCTCCCTTAGCACGAGCGGCTGCCAGGCGCGCCACCCCAGAGCAGGCAGTGGCTCCCGCGGTGAACACGGCGGCGCCCTCTGGCCTGCGTGTCCCCGTGGGTGCCTGGCACTGACCCTCAGCGCAGAGAGGGCAGCGAGGAGCGGGCTCGGGCTCTCCTCAGAGGCCCTTCTCTCCTCCCGGCCTCAGGTGGTGTGCGTCCCCCTGTGGATTCTCATGTCCTTCCTGTGCCTGGTGGTCCTCTACTACATCGTGTGGTCCGTCCTCTTCCTGCGCTCCATGGACGTGCTCGCGGAACAGCGGCGGACGCACATCACGATGGCGCTGAGCTGGATGACCATCGTCGTGCCCCTCCTTACTTTCGAGGTGAGCTTCCGCCCGATCGCTCCTCGAGGCCCTGCAGCCCGCGCCTCCCCAGGACAGCCCCCCGCTCCCTGGGGATCCCTGTGAGCCACGCCTAGAGAGCACGCCGGCCGACAGGGGACAGCGGGTCTGGGGCTGCGCGGTGAGCGGCGTGCCTATGGAGCGTCTGCACGTGTCCGTTTGTCTCCTCCTGGAAGGAGAGAGTCGGATGTGGTGGGTTTGTAGTCACGTCCTGAGGGGCAATCCGAGCGCGCAGGGCGACTCCCCAGAAAAGACAGCACGGAGAGTTTCCCATAGCGATCCTGATGTTGGAAATTCTCTGAGTGCATGGATTTTGCTGGGTCCCGAAGGGAGAGAGGAACAGCTCATCTCGTCCTTCCCCCAGAGGAGAGGCTTTCTGTGGCCTCCTGGGCAGCGAACGTCCGTCCCCGTTCTGGGACCTGACACGGGAGGGGCCGTCTGGCTTCAGGCAGGGCCTCTTTTCAGATGCGCCGTCAGCAGCGTCTCGactgtttctcttcctttagaTCCTGCTGGTGCACAAGCTGGACGGCCACAATGCGTTCTCTTGTATCCCGATCTTCGTCCCCCTGTGGCTTTCCTTGATCACCCTGATGGCAACCACGTTCGGCCAGAAAGGCGGAAACCACTGTATGTACTCAACAGTTCAGAAGGCCTTAAAATGCACGTGGGCACATGTGTGTCCGTGTGCCtgtcttctctgtgtgtgtacgCACGCGCGTGTGTGGCCCCGCTGTATGAAAAGACAGGCCTAAGGGCCCCCATTAAGGAGGTTGCACGGGGAAGCTGGGGCTCGAGAAGGCCCAGCATCTTCCAAGGGGAGGGCACCCTGGCAGCCTTGCTTACACTGCCCTGCACTACAGCCTCCCCAGCGGGGCCTGCTGCCGTTTGAGGAAGGACCGACCAGGGCAGGTAGTCTCTCTgagccctgtcccctcccctgcaaCACAGGGACCAATGTACCTCCTTCCCAGGGGCTCCTGAGGCATAGGTGAAAAATCTCCATCATTTTTAAGACCCTGGGAGTCCTCCCGGCGTCAGCTTCCTTCTCGCTCCCCCTGTGTCACTCTGGATGTCACCAAGTCCTGTTGGTGGCATGGGGCTCCCTGTCCTCCTCTCCAGCTGGGCCCCATTCCAAAGTCCTCTTCCTCACTGGCCTTTGGGCTCCTCCGTGTGTAGCCCCTGAGCATGCGCTTCTGGAAGCTAATGGGATGGGGTCCTGCCCCAGAAGAGCCAGCACACATGGGAGGAGCTTTCAGGGGACCCCATGCACTCAGGCCCCCTGCTGACCCGGGCCAACACATGCCCGCCCGCTTCCCAGATTCCAGCGGGAAACAGAAATCCTTGGCTTGGATGGTGTTCTTTGTCACACAGGAGTTTCTCCAGGCCGGGAACATTGGAGGATGGCGGCGGAGTCTAGACTCCGCAGGTATCTGAGACTCACTGGAGCAGTAGGTCTCAAAGTGGTGGCCCCATCAGGAGCTGcggactgcccccccccccccgccaccgttTCCCATTTCCCATAGGGAGGTCTGGGCCGGGCCAAGGTCACGTTGCTAACAAGGCCCTGGGGAGCCGTTTGGGTCGCCGCCGGCCCAGGAAGCGCATCTGCAGAACCACAGAGCTCCGGCTCCTCCTGCCGCGCTCAGCTGGTGGAGGCCTGGCTCGGGCTTCATCCTCAGACTTGGGGAGGAAGCACTTCAGTGCTCGAGTAAAAGCTCTCCTTTAGGAAAGGAGAGGAACCTGCAGTTCAGTGGAGGCTGGTGTCTGAGAAagtgcatttcttccttttcagggtGGTTTGGTATCCGCAAGgatttctgtcagtttctgcttgAAGTCTTCCCGTTTTTGAGAGAGTACGGAAACATTTCCTATGACCTCCACCACGAAGAGAACGAGGAAACCGAAGAAACGCCAGTTCCAGAACCTCCGAAGATCGCTCCTATGTTTCGAAAGAAGGCCAGGGTAGTTATCACCCAGAGCCCTGGAAAGTATGTCCTGCCACCTCCCAAGCTAAATATCGAGATGCCAGATTA
It encodes:
- the TMEM185A gene encoding transmembrane protein 185A isoform X2 is translated as MLIAVGIHLLLLMFEVLVCDRIERGSHFWLLVFMPLFFVSPVSVAACVWGFRHDRSLELEILCSVNILQFIFIALRLDKIIHWPWLVVCVPLWILMSFLCLVVLYYIVWSVLFLRSMDVLAEQRRTHITMALSWMTIVVPLLTFEILLVHKLDGHNAFSCIPIFVPLWLSLITLMATTFGQKGGNHWWFGIRKDFCQFLLEVFPFLREYGNISYDLHHEENEETEETPVPEPPKIAPMFRKKARVVITQSPGKYVLPPPKLNIEMPD
- the TMEM185A gene encoding transmembrane protein 185A isoform X1; amino-acid sequence: MNLRGLFQDFNPSKFLIYACLLLFSVLLALRLDGIIQWSYWAVFAPIWLWKLMVIVGASVGTGVWARNPQYRAEGETCVEFKAMLIAVGIHLLLLMFEVLVCDRIERGSHFWLLVFMPLFFVSPVSVAACVWGFRHDRSLELEILCSVNILQFIFIALRLDKIIHWPWLVVCVPLWILMSFLCLVVLYYIVWSVLFLRSMDVLAEQRRTHITMALSWMTIVVPLLTFEILLVHKLDGHNAFSCIPIFVPLWLSLITLMATTFGQKGGNHWWFGIRKDFCQFLLEVFPFLREYGNISYDLHHEENEETEETPVPEPPKIAPMFRKKARVVITQSPGKYVLPPPKLNIEMPD